In Sandaracinaceae bacterium, one DNA window encodes the following:
- a CDS encoding DUF350 domain-containing protein: MTGNLDTFVNAIIASVVFSIIGMVFFGVAFFIINKVAPFSIRKEIEEDQNTALGIVIGSVIIGVAMIVSAALHG, encoded by the coding sequence ATGACCGGTAACCTCGACACGTTCGTCAACGCCATCATCGCTTCGGTGGTGTTCAGCATCATCGGCATGGTGTTCTTCGGTGTCGCCTTCTTCATCATCAACAAAGTGGCGCCGTTCTCCATCCGCAAAGAGATCGAAGAAGACCAGAACACGGCGCTCGGCATCGTGATCGGCTCGGTCATCATCGGTGTCGCGATGATCGTCTCCGCTGCGCTGCATGGCTGA
- a CDS encoding nucleotidyltransferase domain-containing protein — MRDLGHHTIFLTLAGSQAHGTAREGSDVDLRGVCVAPLDVRLSLFTRFEQHEGPLDTVLEQQVIERLRAHESASRGLHVKLECVIYDVAKFLTLCATANPGALELLFADEADWLLATPAWHALHAKRHVFLTQQVQQTFLGYAQAQLKRIEGHRAWLRDPPAGPPRREDFGFPEDPAAARQAHQQYRAAQRRWTSFVTWAERRNPARAALERAHGYDTKHAMHLVRLMRMGIEALTHGDLRVRREDAEALCAIRDGALSFEELLAEAERLTSDMERAALTTQLPKTVDTATVDALALNLMMAVAARS, encoded by the coding sequence ATGCGCGACCTGGGCCACCACACCATCTTCCTGACGCTGGCCGGCAGTCAGGCGCACGGCACGGCGCGCGAGGGCTCGGACGTGGATCTGCGCGGGGTCTGCGTGGCGCCGCTGGACGTGCGCCTCTCGCTGTTCACGCGCTTCGAGCAGCACGAAGGCCCGCTGGACACCGTGCTCGAGCAGCAGGTCATCGAGCGCCTCCGCGCGCACGAGAGCGCGTCGCGCGGGCTCCACGTGAAGCTCGAGTGCGTGATCTACGACGTGGCCAAGTTCCTGACCCTGTGCGCTACGGCGAACCCAGGCGCCCTCGAGCTGCTGTTCGCAGACGAAGCCGACTGGCTGCTGGCCACGCCGGCGTGGCACGCCCTGCACGCAAAGCGCCACGTATTCCTCACGCAGCAGGTGCAGCAGACCTTCCTGGGTTACGCGCAGGCGCAGCTGAAGCGCATCGAAGGACACCGCGCCTGGTTGCGGGATCCGCCCGCTGGCCCGCCGAGGCGGGAGGACTTCGGCTTTCCCGAGGACCCCGCTGCGGCGCGCCAGGCCCACCAGCAATACCGGGCGGCGCAGCGCCGCTGGACCTCGTTCGTGACGTGGGCGGAGCGGCGCAACCCCGCCCGCGCGGCGCTCGAGCGCGCCCACGGCTACGACACCAAGCACGCCATGCACCTGGTGCGGCTGATGCGCATGGGAATCGAGGCGCTGACGCACGGTGATCTACGCGTGCGTCGCGAAGACGCCGAGGCGCTGTGCGCCATCCGGGACGGGGCACTCTCGTTCGAAGAACTCCTGGCCGAAGCCGAGCGTTTGACCAGTGACATGGAGCGCGCGGCACTCACGACGCAGCTCCCCAAGACAGTGGACACCGCGACCGTAGACGCGCTCGCGCTCAATCTGATGATGGCGGTGGCGGCGAGGAGCTAG
- a CDS encoding HAMP domain-containing histidine kinase, which translates to MMRYPAFLAEVGLPENRSKLWFSVRSGLGIVVAFAAFAAFAMGSGVVAATPIVWLPILLKLGTNTLAWWSLKADRWVIEAASLNVTMDTVALTFAIYLSGGLESPLFAVYAIELTVVALLSNVGVTVVIMGLAMLMHTTMACLIYAGLVPVFPPPAFGPSELTPVHLAVVLVAFAVVLGLPTMFTASILADLKRKSRALEQRTRDLEAASQSKARFIANLTHELRTPIHGISGLADLLEAGIYGPVTDRQRKAHTEVKRSARSLLALVDGLLSLAKSEDGRITPKLEPVDIRAHIEETVEHVRAMVGTSALPIEVDVAPGVGTIVTDGAMLGHVVMNLVANAVKFTPDGGRVLVRVRRDSRGDAVMIEVEDTGVGIADADRERIFEPFQQVHDGSFVREHGGVGLGLALVRQLVNAVGGTIEVSSQVGKGSVFRVRVPSVREAAAFSA; encoded by the coding sequence GTGATGCGCTACCCGGCGTTCCTGGCAGAGGTCGGCCTCCCGGAGAACCGCAGCAAGCTGTGGTTCAGCGTGCGCTCCGGGCTCGGCATCGTCGTCGCGTTCGCGGCTTTCGCGGCGTTTGCCATGGGGAGTGGCGTGGTCGCCGCGACGCCCATCGTGTGGCTCCCCATCCTGCTCAAGCTCGGCACGAACACGCTGGCGTGGTGGTCGCTCAAGGCGGACCGCTGGGTCATCGAGGCAGCCAGCCTGAACGTGACGATGGACACCGTGGCGCTCACGTTCGCCATCTACTTGTCCGGGGGTCTCGAGAGTCCGCTCTTCGCCGTCTATGCCATCGAGCTGACCGTTGTCGCGCTGCTCTCCAACGTGGGCGTCACGGTCGTCATCATGGGCCTGGCCATGCTGATGCACACGACGATGGCGTGCCTGATCTACGCCGGGCTCGTGCCCGTGTTTCCGCCCCCTGCGTTCGGTCCGAGCGAGCTGACGCCGGTGCACCTCGCGGTGGTCCTGGTGGCCTTCGCGGTGGTCCTGGGGCTGCCCACCATGTTCACCGCGTCCATCCTCGCGGACCTGAAGCGCAAGTCGCGCGCGCTCGAGCAGCGCACCCGCGACCTCGAAGCAGCCAGCCAGTCGAAGGCGCGCTTCATCGCGAACCTCACGCACGAGCTGCGCACCCCCATCCACGGCATCTCCGGGTTGGCCGACTTGCTGGAGGCCGGCATCTACGGGCCGGTCACCGACCGGCAGCGCAAGGCACACACCGAGGTGAAGCGCAGCGCGCGCTCTCTCTTGGCGCTGGTGGACGGACTCTTGTCCCTGGCCAAGAGCGAGGACGGGCGCATCACGCCCAAGCTCGAGCCCGTGGACATCCGTGCCCACATCGAGGAGACGGTCGAGCACGTGCGCGCCATGGTGGGCACCAGCGCGCTGCCCATCGAGGTGGACGTGGCGCCGGGCGTCGGGACCATCGTCACCGACGGCGCCATGCTCGGCCACGTGGTCATGAACCTGGTGGCCAACGCGGTGAAGTTCACGCCAGACGGTGGCCGCGTGTTGGTGCGCGTGCGCCGGGACAGCCGCGGGGACGCGGTCATGATCGAGGTGGAGGACACCGGCGTGGGCATCGCCGATGCCGACCGCGAGCGCATCTTCGAACCGTTCCAGCAGGTGCACGACGGCTCGTTCGTGCGCGAGCACGGGGGCGTGGGGCTGGGCCTCGCCCTGGTGCGCCAGCTCGTCAACGCGGTGGGCGGCACCATCGAGGTCTCGAGCCAAGTGGGCAAGGGGTCCGTGTTCCGCGTGCGCGTTCCCAGCGTGCGCGAGGCCGCCGCGTTCTCCGCCTGA
- a CDS encoding nucleotidyltransferase domain-containing protein: protein MLDVAHLRSVAQQGPTPVFATISGAHLYGFASPDSDVDLRGAFLRPAAAMLGLHPPSETITIADQTIIDLDWVAHDVRKFARLMTNHNGYVLEQLYSPLVVITTPAFEVLRELGKGCITRPTARHYFGFASGRRKRLAEPEPTVKHLLYAYRVLLTGIHLMQTGEVVANLPALNERFRSPVVDELMARKRTGAEKMRLDDRELAEHSRLLDALEEQLHAAHAASHLPEQPTSVPALDDFVVDLRMRAARGETP from the coding sequence ATGCTCGACGTGGCCCACTTGAGGTCGGTCGCGCAGCAGGGCCCTACACCCGTCTTCGCCACGATCAGCGGCGCGCACCTCTACGGCTTCGCCTCGCCGGACAGCGATGTGGACCTGCGCGGGGCGTTCCTGCGGCCGGCGGCTGCCATGCTGGGGCTGCACCCGCCGTCGGAGACGATCACGATCGCGGACCAGACCATCATCGACCTGGACTGGGTCGCGCACGACGTCCGGAAGTTTGCTCGTCTGATGACCAACCACAACGGCTACGTGCTGGAGCAGCTGTACTCCCCGCTGGTGGTGATCACGACGCCCGCGTTCGAGGTGCTGCGCGAGCTGGGGAAGGGCTGCATCACGCGGCCCACCGCGAGGCACTACTTCGGGTTCGCGAGCGGGCGCCGAAAGCGGCTGGCCGAGCCCGAGCCCACGGTGAAGCACCTGCTGTATGCGTATCGCGTGCTGCTCACGGGCATCCACCTGATGCAGACGGGTGAGGTGGTGGCCAACCTGCCCGCGCTGAACGAGCGCTTCCGGAGCCCGGTGGTGGACGAGCTCATGGCGCGCAAGCGCACGGGCGCCGAGAAGATGCGGCTGGACGACCGCGAGCTGGCCGAGCACAGCCGCCTGCTGGACGCCCTCGAAGAACAGCTGCACGCCGCGCACGCCGCGAGCCACTTGCCCGAGCAACCCACGAGCGTTCCGGCCCTCGACGACTTCGTGGTGGACCTGCGCATGCGCGCCGCGCGCGGCGAGACCCCCTGA
- a CDS encoding response regulator encodes MKKILLVEDDALSSMVLGDFLEAHGYDVSFAKNGVDALTEFERVSPDAMLVDVMLPKRSGFEVCFEVKRTEKGRNMPVMLMSAVYRDEDHARKYAREDLRAQAYLVKLFDMKAMLTELETLLTPAA; translated from the coding sequence ATGAAAAAGATTCTGTTGGTGGAAGACGATGCCCTGAGCTCCATGGTGCTCGGCGACTTCCTCGAAGCTCATGGATACGATGTCTCCTTCGCCAAGAACGGCGTGGATGCGCTGACGGAGTTCGAGCGCGTGTCGCCCGACGCCATGTTGGTGGACGTGATGCTCCCGAAGCGCAGCGGCTTCGAGGTGTGCTTCGAGGTCAAGCGCACGGAGAAGGGGCGCAACATGCCCGTCATGCTCATGAGCGCCGTGTACCGTGACGAGGACCACGCGCGGAAGTACGCCCGCGAGGACCTGCGCGCGCAGGCCTACCTCGTGAAGCTCTTCGACATGAAGGCCATGCTCACGGAGCTCGAGACGCTGCTCACCCCCGCTGCGTGA
- a CDS encoding SurA N-terminal domain-containing protein: MSNTNDMAPPQRTSALVPRKRGLRLVTALLLAGLAAGLSALPAEADVIEQVAAVVNDEAIWLSEVRRRAAPFVPQIMAADSQAERVALRERLYTEILDRLIDEELIRQAATRMSLRVSTEDVERAIANVRRQNNLGEPEFWDAVREQGFTPAQYRDDLRRQLLRLKVLNQRARGRVNITEDVRARYDEEVRRTNRALRFRASHVFVELPAGSNASEVAATRLRAEELQARLTASNFQAAIAEVGGGELGWLRQGDLPQELEEQLMTLEEGQVSGVVRGPGGFHVFLLHEREQSEGDVPPYDEVREYIFRQMLDVAMARQEELFLTELRRGAMIERRI, from the coding sequence ATGAGCAACACGAACGACATGGCGCCACCGCAGCGCACCTCCGCGCTGGTCCCACGCAAGCGCGGCCTGCGCCTCGTCACGGCGCTGCTGCTGGCCGGCCTCGCGGCGGGCCTCTCTGCGCTCCCGGCGGAAGCCGACGTCATCGAGCAGGTGGCGGCGGTGGTCAACGACGAGGCCATCTGGCTCAGTGAGGTGCGGCGCCGCGCGGCGCCCTTCGTCCCACAGATCATGGCCGCCGATAGCCAGGCCGAGCGCGTGGCCCTGCGCGAGCGGCTCTACACCGAGATCCTCGACCGGTTGATCGACGAAGAGCTCATCCGCCAGGCGGCCACCCGCATGAGCCTGCGCGTCTCCACCGAGGACGTGGAGCGTGCCATCGCCAACGTTCGCCGCCAGAACAACCTGGGCGAGCCCGAATTCTGGGATGCCGTGCGCGAGCAGGGCTTCACCCCCGCGCAGTACCGCGACGACCTGCGCCGTCAGCTGCTGCGCCTGAAGGTGCTCAACCAGCGCGCCCGTGGCCGCGTGAACATCACCGAAGACGTGCGTGCGCGCTACGACGAAGAGGTGCGGCGCACCAACCGGGCCCTGCGCTTCCGGGCGTCGCACGTGTTCGTGGAGCTGCCGGCGGGCAGCAACGCTTCGGAGGTGGCCGCCACGCGCCTCCGCGCCGAGGAGCTCCAGGCTCGCCTCACCGCCAGCAACTTCCAGGCGGCCATCGCCGAGGTGGGCGGCGGCGAGCTGGGCTGGCTGCGTCAGGGCGACCTGCCCCAGGAGCTGGAAGAGCAGCTCATGACGCTGGAGGAGGGCCAGGTCAGCGGCGTGGTGCGGGGCCCCGGAGGCTTCCACGTGTTCCTGCTGCACGAGCGCGAGCAGAGCGAGGGTGACGTCCCGCCATACGATGAAGTGCGGGAGTACATCTTCCGGCAGATGCTCGACGTGGCCATGGCCCGCCAAGAGGAGCTGTTCCTCACCGAGCTGCGCCGGGGAGCCATGATCGAGCGACGCATCTGA
- a CDS encoding tetratricopeptide repeat protein codes for MRQASRSRGLTLTLALVLGVALHGLAWRAAAQDAPPPPAGAAGDTAPATRAATLPGTVEALFRRANELAFAGNHAAALEVYGALGDVGIVDPDVEQNIAVCHARLGDLPRAIFHFERALLLRPGDEGVETALAAAEDALARARADEEGEAELARDTHFARSLVRGVSERGLAISLLLAMALLCAAAVARRRTHSEAPRLGLTLLALFLAVFVGVSASGLVAKQGWLRQGTPAVILTDPVQLHQSPDSRSPVLATPARGGERGTVLDEYEGFVRVRLGARQGWARADHVGRLR; via the coding sequence ATGAGGCAGGCTTCCCGCTCGCGTGGTCTGACGCTGACCCTCGCGCTGGTGTTGGGCGTTGCGCTGCATGGGCTGGCGTGGCGTGCAGCGGCCCAAGATGCGCCACCGCCACCAGCGGGTGCCGCAGGCGACACTGCGCCCGCCACCCGGGCTGCCACCCTCCCAGGTACAGTGGAGGCGCTCTTCCGCCGCGCCAATGAGCTGGCCTTCGCGGGAAACCATGCCGCCGCTCTCGAGGTGTACGGCGCGCTCGGCGATGTGGGCATCGTGGATCCGGACGTGGAGCAGAACATCGCGGTCTGCCACGCGCGCCTCGGCGACCTTCCGCGCGCCATCTTCCACTTCGAGCGTGCGTTGCTGCTGCGCCCTGGCGACGAAGGCGTGGAGACGGCGCTGGCGGCCGCCGAAGACGCGCTCGCACGGGCCCGTGCCGATGAAGAAGGTGAGGCCGAGCTGGCGCGCGATACGCACTTCGCGCGGTCGCTCGTACGTGGCGTGAGTGAGCGAGGTCTCGCCATCAGCCTGCTGCTCGCCATGGCGCTGCTGTGCGCCGCTGCGGTCGCGCGGCGCCGGACCCACAGCGAGGCCCCACGGCTGGGGCTCACCCTGCTGGCGCTCTTCCTTGCGGTGTTCGTGGGCGTGAGCGCCTCGGGTTTGGTGGCCAAGCAGGGCTGGCTCCGCCAGGGCACCCCGGCCGTCATCCTCACCGACCCGGTTCAGCTGCACCAGTCGCCGGACAGCCGCAGCCCGGTGCTGGCCACGCCGGCACGCGGCGGCGAGCGCGGAACGGTGCTGGACGAGTACGAGGGCTTCGTGCGCGTGCGCCTCGGGGCTCGCCAGGGCTGGGCACGCGCGGATCACGTGGGGCGCCTGCGCTGA
- a CDS encoding response regulator, whose protein sequence is MTTAPAIKILVADDDPELLNLISSHARSIEGAEVIEASDGEEALRLARSERPALVLLDVMMPGMSGWEVCRAIREEEGLRSAKVIMLTGIGERLNEMTSPLYGADAYLDKPFDLDDLSDRIEDLVGRRPQG, encoded by the coding sequence GTGACCACTGCCCCTGCAATCAAGATCCTGGTAGCCGACGACGACCCGGAGCTGCTCAATCTCATCTCCTCCCACGCCCGCAGCATCGAGGGCGCCGAGGTGATCGAGGCGTCCGATGGCGAAGAGGCCCTGCGCCTCGCCCGGAGCGAGCGCCCCGCGCTGGTGCTCCTGGACGTCATGATGCCGGGAATGAGTGGCTGGGAGGTGTGCCGCGCCATCCGTGAAGAAGAGGGCCTACGCAGCGCGAAGGTCATCATGCTCACCGGCATCGGCGAGCGCCTCAACGAGATGACCAGCCCGCTCTACGGGGCGGACGCCTACCTGGACAAGCCCTTCGACCTCGACGACCTCAGCGATCGCATCGAGGATCTGGTGGGTCGCCGCCCCCAGGGCTGA
- a CDS encoding polyamine aminopropyltransferase encodes MAEPGADQATAPSPLRTPLLFVTVMIVATSGLVYELLAGAYSSYVLGDSVRQFSTTIGVYLFAMGIGSFLSRYVKGNVGQRFVEVELSAALVGGASVPMLQLGAAYTDAFPVLLYGLILAIGTLVGLEIPLLMRILKEELEFEELVARVLTFDYIGALFGSILFAIVFVPNLGLMRTSLFFGLLNCAVAVMATTLLAGLIPAGVRARLRITALLLALGLGTTFVYADAIVDYTEQALYPNPIVHAQQSRYQRIVMTRGLRGTQLFLDGNLQFSSNDEYRYHESLVHPAFAAAERHERVLVLGGGDGLAVREVLKYDGVREVVLVDLDPAMTRLALTDPFLRELNGNSLADPRVTVVNDDAMVWLDERVREHPTGTPEAFDVVLVDFPDPNNFSLGKLYTRSFYHILQTAMADHSAVVVQSTSPLYARQSFWCIEATMRESGFTTHAFHATVPSFGEWGYVLARRVPFAPPREPLLGSLRYLDGPTLASLFVFGPDMSRVPVETNRLNNQMLVRYYEREWSRVE; translated from the coding sequence ATGGCTGAGCCCGGGGCCGACCAAGCCACCGCGCCATCGCCTCTTCGTACTCCGCTCCTCTTCGTGACGGTCATGATCGTCGCGACGTCGGGCCTCGTCTACGAGCTGCTGGCGGGGGCGTACTCGAGCTACGTGCTGGGCGACTCCGTTCGGCAGTTCAGCACCACCATCGGCGTCTACCTGTTCGCCATGGGCATCGGCTCCTTCCTCTCACGCTACGTGAAGGGGAACGTGGGTCAGCGCTTCGTGGAGGTGGAGCTCTCGGCGGCGCTCGTGGGTGGCGCGTCGGTGCCCATGCTGCAGCTGGGGGCGGCCTACACCGACGCCTTCCCGGTGCTGCTCTACGGGCTCATCCTGGCCATCGGCACGCTGGTGGGCCTCGAGATCCCGCTGCTCATGCGCATCCTCAAGGAGGAGCTCGAGTTCGAGGAGCTGGTCGCTCGCGTCCTGACCTTCGACTACATCGGCGCGCTCTTCGGCTCCATCCTGTTCGCCATCGTCTTCGTGCCCAACCTGGGCTTGATGCGCACGTCGCTGTTCTTCGGGCTGCTCAACTGCGCCGTGGCGGTCATGGCCACCACGCTGCTGGCCGGGCTCATCCCTGCTGGCGTGCGCGCGCGCCTGCGCATCACGGCGCTGCTGCTGGCGCTCGGGCTCGGCACCACCTTCGTGTATGCCGACGCCATCGTGGACTACACGGAGCAGGCGCTCTATCCGAACCCCATCGTGCACGCGCAGCAGTCGCGCTATCAGCGCATCGTCATGACGCGCGGCTTGCGGGGTACGCAGCTGTTCCTGGACGGCAACCTGCAGTTCAGCTCCAACGACGAGTACCGCTACCACGAGTCGCTGGTGCACCCTGCGTTCGCCGCGGCAGAGCGCCACGAGCGCGTGCTGGTGCTGGGCGGCGGTGACGGCCTCGCGGTGCGCGAGGTGCTGAAGTACGACGGCGTGCGCGAGGTGGTGCTGGTGGACCTAGACCCGGCCATGACGCGCCTCGCGCTCACCGACCCGTTCCTGCGCGAGCTCAACGGCAACAGCCTGGCCGACCCGCGCGTGACCGTGGTGAACGACGACGCCATGGTGTGGCTGGACGAGCGCGTGCGCGAGCACCCCACGGGCACACCCGAGGCGTTCGACGTGGTGCTGGTGGACTTCCCCGACCCCAACAACTTCAGCTTGGGCAAGCTCTACACGCGCAGCTTCTACCACATTCTGCAGACGGCCATGGCGGACCACAGCGCGGTGGTGGTGCAGAGCACGTCGCCGCTCTACGCGCGTCAGAGCTTCTGGTGCATCGAGGCCACCATGCGCGAGTCCGGGTTCACCACCCACGCGTTCCACGCCACCGTGCCGTCCTTCGGCGAGTGGGGCTACGTGCTGGCGCGCCGTGTGCCGTTCGCGCCGCCGCGTGAGCCACTGCTGGGCAGCCTGCGCTACCTGGACGGTCCCACGTTGGCTTCGCTCTTCGTGTTCGGGCCCGACATGTCGCGGGTGCCCGTGGAGACCAACCGCCTCAACAACCAGATGCTGGTGCGCTACTACGAGCGCGAGTGGTCGAGGGTGGAGTGA
- a CDS encoding peptidylprolyl isomerase, whose translation MFSALRRARSLSRAPSPWALARVLPAWGLVLALALGAAGCGEGCSGSDEPAATTATTSTEAQDPNANGLTNGLTPEQAALVLARVGSREITAGELAERLAAEGRYTQARFASPERRREYLDKMIELALLAAEAERLGYQNDPLVVQAREQAMREEMLRELVDARVQRDDVTDEAIAAYYQEHNAEYNQPAQVRALHIVVRTRAEAQRYLQQVRGQADIAPFRELAAAHNIDDTRERGGDLLFFGLEGEGPPQPVREAAFALARIGDVHPEVIQTPVGFHIVRLTGRRAALVRSLEDVEGPIRNAIWAAQREEARQRLLDELRGDAQIEEHLDVLDSLEFNPPSEPAEGAPAQAPAQPDTEAP comes from the coding sequence ATGTTTTCAGCTCTCCGCCGCGCGCGCAGCCTCTCCCGTGCGCCCTCCCCATGGGCACTGGCCCGGGTGCTCCCCGCGTGGGGGCTGGTGCTGGCTCTCGCTCTCGGGGCTGCTGGCTGTGGTGAAGGCTGCTCCGGCAGTGACGAGCCGGCGGCGACCACCGCCACCACGTCCACCGAGGCCCAGGACCCGAACGCCAACGGGCTGACCAACGGGCTCACGCCCGAGCAGGCGGCCCTGGTGCTGGCCCGTGTGGGGTCTCGCGAGATCACCGCCGGTGAGCTGGCCGAGCGCCTGGCCGCGGAGGGGCGCTACACCCAAGCGCGCTTCGCCAGCCCCGAGCGGCGCCGCGAGTACCTCGACAAGATGATCGAGCTGGCCCTCCTGGCGGCCGAGGCCGAGCGCCTGGGCTACCAGAACGACCCTCTCGTGGTGCAGGCCCGCGAACAGGCCATGCGCGAAGAGATGCTGCGCGAGCTGGTGGACGCGCGCGTGCAGCGCGACGACGTCACGGACGAGGCCATCGCGGCCTACTACCAAGAGCACAACGCCGAGTACAACCAGCCGGCCCAGGTGCGCGCGCTCCACATCGTGGTCCGCACGCGCGCCGAGGCGCAGCGCTACCTGCAGCAGGTGCGTGGCCAAGCGGACATCGCCCCGTTCCGTGAGCTGGCGGCGGCGCACAACATCGACGACACGCGCGAGCGCGGCGGTGACCTGCTCTTCTTCGGGCTGGAGGGCGAGGGCCCGCCGCAGCCCGTGCGCGAGGCGGCGTTCGCGCTGGCGCGCATCGGCGACGTGCACCCCGAGGTCATTCAGACGCCTGTTGGCTTCCACATCGTGCGGCTCACGGGCCGGAGGGCAGCGCTCGTGCGCTCGCTCGAAGACGTGGAGGGCCCCATCCGCAACGCCATCTGGGCCGCCCAGCGCGAAGAAGCGCGTCAGCGCCTGCTGGACGAGCTGCGGGGCGACGCCCAGATCGAAGAGCACCTGGACGTGCTCGACAGCCTGGAATTCAACCCCCCGAGCGAGCCCGCTGAGGGCGCTCCGGCCCAGGCGCCTGCCCAGCCGGACACGGAGGCTCCATGA
- a CDS encoding NAD(P)-binding protein yields MSTTSRREVLRALLGAPLLGHALASGLLEGCGGNAPRAPVPGELLGPDLVAGHRLRDGIRVEALAGAPVERVRLAIVGGGPAGLSAAYRASQTLTEGVALFELEPVLGGTSRSDESRVTPYPWGAHYLPLPMAHNADLLALLREMGALEQNAGDGAVSGAEHLLVREPESRVFHQGYWERGLYPYAGASPEDLAELQRFHQRVDFYVRFRDAQGRRAFAIPCALATDDAEILALDRLSASAWLAREGFRSERLRWLVDYACRDDYGLRAEQASAWAMFFYWVARTEEPGEDTMELLTWPEGNGALVQHMASRAQRAGVSLRRGQMAVEVVPRRVEGEPESVELGILDTGSGELRRVIAERCIVAMPRFVANRVVRGLHERDTEVQSRFTYGAWMVANLHVSERPASRGVGECWDNVIYDSPSLGYISATHQRGRDRGPGVLTHYWPLATEDAAEGRRQLFEADYGVWRDAVLADLRRAHRQLPDVLTRLDVFRWGHAMVQPRVGMMESRARRDAKLPLGAVHFAHSDLSGLAIFEEAFFHGLRAADEAVAALSQGA; encoded by the coding sequence GTGAGCACGACCAGCCGGCGAGAGGTCCTGCGGGCCCTGCTCGGCGCGCCGCTGCTGGGCCATGCGCTGGCCAGTGGCTTGCTCGAGGGCTGCGGGGGCAACGCCCCGCGTGCGCCCGTCCCGGGTGAGCTGCTCGGCCCCGATCTCGTCGCGGGTCATCGGCTGCGCGACGGCATCCGCGTGGAGGCGCTGGCGGGCGCGCCCGTGGAGCGCGTGCGGCTGGCCATCGTGGGAGGCGGCCCCGCGGGCCTGAGCGCAGCGTATCGCGCGAGCCAGACGCTCACCGAGGGCGTGGCGCTCTTCGAGCTGGAGCCCGTGCTGGGGGGCACCTCGCGCAGCGACGAGAGCCGCGTGACGCCCTATCCCTGGGGCGCGCACTACCTGCCGCTGCCCATGGCGCACAACGCAGACCTGCTTGCGCTGCTGCGCGAGATGGGCGCCCTCGAGCAGAACGCGGGCGACGGCGCCGTGAGCGGCGCCGAGCACCTGTTGGTGCGCGAGCCGGAGTCGCGCGTGTTCCACCAGGGCTACTGGGAGCGGGGTCTCTACCCGTATGCGGGCGCCAGCCCCGAGGACTTGGCCGAGCTCCAGCGCTTTCATCAACGCGTGGACTTCTACGTGCGCTTCCGAGACGCGCAGGGGCGCCGCGCCTTCGCCATCCCGTGCGCGCTGGCCACCGACGACGCCGAGATCCTGGCCCTCGACCGGCTGAGCGCCAGCGCCTGGCTCGCGCGCGAGGGCTTCCGCTCCGAGCGCCTGCGCTGGCTGGTGGACTACGCCTGCCGCGACGACTACGGGCTGCGCGCCGAGCAGGCCAGCGCGTGGGCCATGTTCTTCTACTGGGTGGCGCGCACCGAGGAGCCCGGCGAAGACACCATGGAGCTGCTGACGTGGCCCGAGGGCAACGGCGCGCTCGTGCAGCACATGGCGTCCCGCGCGCAGCGTGCCGGCGTGAGCCTCCGCCGTGGTCAGATGGCGGTGGAGGTGGTGCCCCGCCGGGTGGAGGGCGAGCCAGAGAGCGTGGAGCTCGGCATCCTGGACACCGGAAGTGGCGAGCTGCGCCGGGTCATCGCGGAGCGCTGCATCGTGGCCATGCCGCGCTTCGTGGCCAACCGCGTGGTGCGCGGCCTCCACGAGCGCGACACCGAGGTGCAGAGCCGCTTCACGTACGGCGCGTGGATGGTGGCCAACCTGCACGTGAGCGAGCGGCCGGCGTCGCGCGGCGTGGGCGAGTGCTGGGACAACGTGATCTACGACAGCCCGTCGCTCGGCTACATCAGCGCCACGCACCAGCGTGGCCGTGACCGCGGGCCCGGGGTGCTCACGCACTACTGGCCGCTCGCCACCGAAGACGCGGCCGAGGGGCGCCGGCAGCTCTTCGAGGCCGACTACGGCGTGTGGCGCGATGCGGTGCTGGCCGACCTGCGCCGCGCGCATCGGCAGCTGCCCGACGTGCTCACGCGCCTCGACGTGTTCCGCTGGGGCCACGCCATGGTGCAGCCCCGCGTCGGCATGATGGAGAGCCGCGCGCGCCGCGACGCCAAGCTGCCGCTCGGCGCCGTGCACTTCGCCCACAGCGACCTCTCGGGCCTGGCCATCTTCGAAGAGGCCTTCTTCCATGGGCTGCGCGCGGCTGACGAGGCTGTGGCAGCGCTCTCGCAGGGGGCCTGA